From Daucus carota subsp. sativus chromosome 6, DH1 v3.0, whole genome shotgun sequence, the proteins below share one genomic window:
- the LOC135147159 gene encoding probable calcium-binding protein CML35, with the protein MKISNINPKKIFRKKTRSVSRSDPSSFSSANSSSSDLPHVKSNGSGTPTSVLPVRDSSESSSESTSELYDLVQAFKVIDRDGDGKITRDELGALLSRLGASPPSEEELSLMLSEVDSNGDGCISLEEFGAISSAFGPPSCDAELRDAFDFFDNDRDGKITAEELYGVFTSIGDGGCTLDDCRRMISGVDKNNDGFVCFDDFARMMTQQLR; encoded by the coding sequence atGAAAATCTCCAACATCAATCCCAAGAAAATCTTCCGCAAAAAGACCCGATCCGTTTCCAGATCCGACCCGTCTTCCTTCAGCTCTGCCAACTCCTCGTCATCTGATCTCCCGCACGTCAAATCCAACGGCTCTGGGACTCCGACCAGCGTGTTGCCTGTCCGCGACTCGTCCGAGTCGTCCTCCGAGTCGACGTCCGAGTTGTACGACTTGGTCCAGGCGTTTAAAGTGATTGACAGGGACGGTGATGGGAAGATCACGAGGGATGAACTCGGCGCGTTGCTGAGTCGACTCGGAGCGAGTCCGCCGAGTGAGGAGGAGCTGAGTTTGATGCTGAGCGAGGTGGATAGCAACGGCGACGGGTGTATCAGTTTGGAGGAGTTCGGCGCGATAAGTTCGGCGTTTGGGCCGCCGTCATGCGACGCTGAGTTGAGAGACGCGTTTGATTTCTTTGATAACGACCGTGACGGCAAGATAACGGCGGAGGAGTTATACGGTGTGTTCACGTCCATTGGAGATGGTGGGTGTACCCTCGACGATTGCCGTAGGATGATAAGCGGCGTTGATAAGAATAACGATGGGTttgtttgttttgatgattttgcACGCATGATGACGCAACAACTAAGATGA